One part of the Xanthocytophaga agilis genome encodes these proteins:
- a CDS encoding DUF2452 domain-containing protein, producing the protein MESSEKPVDINSIHIDKDKMAENPGLLPFAHTVGSAVIKPEDTGKIKGRAVTAMRQQTELQLAQIYQQMQLLAEQANRIKQRVDISERIYTAAVGFEPLIGQTYYLYQRKDNTDVLSLIAPGEWGRSKPFQKYIARVTMLADHTWDVEYNPEEAS; encoded by the coding sequence ATGGAATCATCAGAAAAACCTGTCGATATAAATTCTATTCACATTGATAAAGATAAAATGGCTGAAAACCCTGGTTTGCTGCCATTCGCACATACAGTAGGTAGTGCAGTAATAAAACCTGAAGATACAGGTAAAATCAAAGGTCGTGCAGTGACTGCTATGCGTCAACAGACTGAGTTGCAGTTGGCACAAATTTATCAGCAGATGCAGCTGTTGGCAGAACAGGCAAACCGTATCAAACAGCGAGTAGATATATCCGAACGAATTTATACAGCAGCTGTAGGATTTGAGCCTCTGATAGGACAAACATATTATCTCTATCAGCGAAAAGATAACACAGATGTACTATCTTTAATAGCACCTGGAGAGTGGGGAAGAAGCAAGCCTTTTCAGAAATATATTGCTAGAGTGACTATGCTGGCTGATCATACATGGGATGTAGAGTATAATCCGGAAGAAGCAAGCTGA
- a CDS encoding glycerate kinase: MQDQRQVAETIFKYALKAVEPAQLIKRAIRIDRHRLHCLDDIVELQDFNNIYVIGAGKASAPMAAAMEEIIAAKISRGAITTKYGHATPLQYIVTTEAGHPVPDANGLKGTETIKSILESATENDLVIILLSGGGSALLADIPLGCTLSDIQQCNELLLQSGADIVEINTVRKHLSTVKGGQLTRIAYPAKMITLILSDVLGDPLDTIASGPTVPDPTTFADAWEVLEKYKLLNKVPDSVLIYLTEGKAGTYQETPKAGDRIFERVSNYIIGSNHLALAFAREKAEELGYTVEIYSEQLKGEAKEVAKTIVSYAKEAYKDKSKPKPYCILAGGETTVTILGNGLGGRNQELALAAAIELEHQAGITLLSAGTDGTDGPTDATGAVVDSTTLFQAIELGIDGNVYLKNNNSYHFFRQVGGHLITGPTQTNVMDLIIVLIHT; the protein is encoded by the coding sequence ATGCAAGATCAGAGACAAGTTGCCGAGACAATTTTTAAGTATGCATTAAAGGCTGTTGAACCTGCTCAATTAATAAAGAGAGCTATCAGGATTGATAGACATAGATTACATTGCTTAGATGATATTGTTGAACTACAGGATTTCAACAATATATATGTAATAGGAGCAGGAAAGGCAAGTGCTCCAATGGCTGCTGCTATGGAAGAAATAATAGCTGCAAAAATCTCCAGAGGGGCCATAACTACTAAATATGGACATGCTACTCCCTTACAATATATAGTTACAACTGAAGCCGGGCATCCGGTTCCAGATGCAAATGGTTTGAAAGGAACTGAAACCATAAAATCCATTCTAGAAAGTGCAACAGAAAATGATTTGGTTATCATATTGTTGTCAGGCGGTGGGTCTGCTTTGCTCGCTGATATTCCTTTGGGTTGTACATTATCAGACATACAGCAATGCAATGAACTATTACTGCAGTCTGGAGCAGATATTGTAGAGATTAACACTGTGCGAAAGCACTTATCTACTGTGAAAGGCGGGCAGTTAACCCGAATAGCCTATCCTGCAAAGATGATTACACTGATTCTTTCAGATGTACTGGGTGATCCGCTGGATACCATTGCTTCCGGCCCCACTGTTCCTGATCCGACAACATTTGCCGATGCCTGGGAAGTATTGGAAAAATACAAGCTGCTAAACAAAGTTCCGGATTCTGTGTTAATATATCTGACAGAAGGGAAGGCTGGAACATATCAGGAAACTCCCAAAGCTGGCGACAGGATTTTTGAAAGGGTTTCAAACTATATTATTGGTAGTAATCATCTGGCTCTTGCTTTTGCCAGAGAGAAAGCAGAAGAGTTGGGTTATACTGTTGAAATCTATTCAGAGCAGTTGAAAGGAGAGGCTAAAGAGGTTGCAAAGACAATAGTTAGTTATGCGAAAGAAGCTTATAAAGATAAGAGTAAACCCAAACCCTATTGTATACTAGCGGGAGGTGAAACAACAGTGACTATTCTTGGCAATGGTTTAGGTGGCCGTAATCAGGAACTGGCACTAGCTGCTGCAATTGAACTAGAGCATCAGGCTGGAATTACATTGTTATCGGCAGGGACAGATGGGACAGATGGACCCACAGATGCAACAGGAGCAGTAGTGGATTCAACTACTTTATTTCAGGCCATCGAATTGGGAATTGATGGAAATGTTTATCTAAAGAATAATAATTCATATCATTTCTTTCGACAGGTTGGAGGGCATCTCATTACAGGACCTACCCAGACCAATGTAATGGATTTAATTATCGTGTTGATACATACCTGA
- a CDS encoding pitrilysin family protein, protein MKKLFILFYICLSSLTTFAQLDRSKRPAPGPAPVIRLGKYESFQLANGLKIFVVTNKKLPRIAVNLILDYIPPLEKEVTGLGDITGQMLRTGTQSRTKDQIDEQIDFLGATLYTSSSGAYGSSLKKHQDKLMEIMADLLLHPSFKQEELDKIKTEKKNELSLSKDEPESILQQVQSVVLYGKEHPYGEITTEKSIDAITLDKINTYYATYFKPNLGYMAFVGDITLAEAKALTEKYFSTWKQGTVPTPTYIQPKVPAKTKVIVVNKPEAVQTVLSIAYPIDFKPGPPDAIRASITNDILGYGGFSGRLFQNLREKHGYTYGAYSSLQNDRLVGSFSAGGNIKTNVIDSAITEILSEMHKIRDVVVTDAELKQTKNIRNGIFVQSLEDPQTIARFALNTARYKLPADYYSNYLKNIEAVKIPDIQTMAKKYILPDNAYIIVVGNTSEFEAKLQQFGEIIHYDAEGNKIEASSSSSSIPADLTADKVIGNYINAIGGKEKLIKIRDVSTSMSAKVQGMEVTGIRQQKTPNKLKMSMKIASMGMEVLKIVSNGNKATFSAMGNTQELTGKELESTKAMNTLFPELYYDQIGVTRTLKGIEKVNGSDTYVIELTLPGGSKTTEYFEINTGLKVRQILVGESNGQTVTQTTNFGDYREVSGVKFPYLLSTSFGPQVVDLKVTSIELNKGLGDEVFE, encoded by the coding sequence ATGAAAAAGTTATTCATTCTTTTCTATATATGCCTAAGCAGTCTAACTACGTTTGCCCAGTTGGATCGCAGTAAACGGCCTGCACCGGGCCCTGCGCCAGTAATTCGTTTGGGTAAATATGAGTCGTTTCAGTTAGCTAATGGTTTAAAAATATTTGTGGTAACCAACAAGAAACTACCACGTATAGCAGTCAATCTGATCCTTGATTATATCCCACCTCTCGAAAAGGAAGTAACAGGATTGGGGGATATAACAGGGCAGATGTTACGTACAGGCACTCAATCCCGTACAAAAGACCAGATTGATGAACAGATCGATTTTCTAGGAGCCACCTTATATACTTCTTCATCAGGAGCTTACGGCAGCAGCCTGAAAAAGCATCAGGACAAACTGATGGAGATTATGGCAGACCTGTTGCTTCATCCATCCTTTAAACAAGAAGAGTTGGATAAAATCAAAACAGAAAAGAAAAATGAGTTGTCACTTTCCAAAGACGAGCCAGAGTCTATTCTTCAACAGGTGCAAAGTGTAGTCTTATATGGAAAAGAACATCCTTATGGAGAAATCACCACAGAAAAAAGTATTGATGCTATCACACTTGACAAAATCAATACTTACTACGCCACCTATTTCAAACCTAATCTTGGATATATGGCATTTGTCGGAGATATTACATTAGCAGAAGCTAAAGCCTTAACTGAAAAATACTTTTCAACCTGGAAACAAGGCACTGTACCTACTCCAACTTATATACAACCCAAAGTACCTGCTAAAACAAAAGTAATAGTAGTTAATAAGCCTGAGGCTGTACAAACCGTTCTTAGTATTGCCTATCCGATTGATTTTAAGCCAGGCCCACCCGATGCAATCAGAGCTTCTATCACTAACGATATTTTAGGTTATGGTGGATTTTCAGGACGGCTCTTTCAGAACTTGCGTGAAAAACATGGGTATACCTATGGCGCTTATTCTTCCTTACAGAATGATAGGTTAGTGGGTTCCTTTAGTGCAGGTGGGAACATAAAAACCAACGTCATTGATAGTGCAATCACAGAGATATTGAGTGAGATGCACAAAATAAGAGATGTTGTAGTAACAGATGCAGAACTGAAACAAACTAAGAATATCCGAAATGGTATTTTTGTGCAGTCATTGGAGGATCCACAAACTATTGCCCGGTTTGCTTTGAATACAGCTCGTTACAAATTACCAGCGGACTATTATTCAAATTATCTAAAAAATATCGAAGCTGTAAAAATCCCAGACATACAGACAATGGCTAAGAAATATATTCTGCCAGATAATGCCTATATTATTGTAGTGGGTAATACAAGCGAGTTCGAAGCAAAGCTACAGCAGTTTGGAGAGATTATACATTATGATGCAGAAGGCAATAAGATAGAAGCATCATCCTCCAGTTCCAGTATTCCGGCAGACCTAACTGCAGATAAAGTCATTGGAAATTATATAAATGCTATAGGAGGTAAAGAAAAGTTGATCAAAATACGTGATGTTAGCACTAGTATGAGTGCCAAAGTCCAGGGAATGGAAGTGACAGGGATACGTCAACAAAAAACACCCAACAAACTTAAGATGAGCATGAAAATAGCAAGTATGGGAATGGAAGTACTAAAAATTGTTTCCAATGGAAATAAAGCTACCTTCTCTGCTATGGGCAATACACAGGAGTTAACAGGAAAAGAACTGGAATCTACCAAAGCCATGAACACTCTTTTCCCAGAGTTATATTATGATCAGATTGGAGTTACAAGAACACTGAAAGGAATAGAAAAAGTTAATGGATCAGATACCTACGTTATCGAACTTACCTTACCAGGAGGAAGTAAAACAACGGAATACTTTGAGATAAACACAGGTTTAAAGGTCAGACAAATTCTTGTTGGCGAATCCAATGGTCAGACAGTTACACAGACAACAAACTTTGGTGATTACAGAGAAGTTTCTGGTGTGAAGTTTCCTTATTTATTAAGTACATCCTTTGGCCCACAGGTTGTAGATCTGAAAGTAACATCTATTGAACTAAACAAAGGCTTGGGTGACGAAGTATTTGAATAA
- a CDS encoding class I SAM-dependent methyltransferase: MKYIISFVIRHIPRKYLQLVSHFAMKIVAIFYIGNKVECPVCESHFRKFLPYGRTNPRENALCPSCLALERHRLMWLYLQRQTNFFKTPQKLLHVAPEHCFINRFESMKNLDYITADIESPLAKVKMDIHQIPFDANTFDVAFCNHVMEHVDNDIQAMSELHRVLKPGGWAIIQSPMDTTRATTLEDPAINTPADREKYYWQDDHQRLYGLDYAQRLTKAGFVVKEDRFVMDLPKDQVGRYALPKDEIIYLCQKQ; this comes from the coding sequence GTGAAATACATTATCAGTTTCGTAATTCGTCACATTCCCCGTAAATATCTACAGTTGGTTAGCCATTTTGCTATGAAAATTGTAGCTATATTTTATATTGGCAATAAAGTAGAATGTCCTGTGTGTGAGAGTCATTTTCGAAAATTTTTACCATATGGACGGACCAATCCACGGGAGAATGCCTTATGTCCCAGTTGTTTGGCTCTGGAAAGGCATAGACTTATGTGGTTGTATCTGCAACGACAAACAAATTTCTTTAAGACACCCCAAAAATTATTGCATGTAGCACCAGAACATTGCTTCATTAATCGGTTTGAATCAATGAAAAATCTAGATTACATTACTGCCGATATTGAGTCTCCTTTAGCAAAAGTCAAAATGGATATACACCAGATTCCTTTTGATGCCAATACATTTGATGTAGCTTTTTGCAATCATGTGATGGAACATGTTGATAACGATATTCAGGCCATGAGTGAATTGCATCGGGTATTAAAACCGGGCGGATGGGCTATTATTCAGAGTCCTATGGATACTACACGTGCTACTACGCTGGAAGATCCAGCAATCAATACACCTGCAGATCGTGAAAAATATTACTGGCAGGATGATCATCAGCGCCTATATGGCCTTGACTATGCACAGCGGCTGACAAAAGCAGGCTTTGTTGTAAAAGAAGATCGTTTCGTAATGGATTTGCCTAAAGATCAGGTAGGCCGGTATGCATTACCAAAGGACGAAATCATTTACCTCTGTCAGAAGCAATAA
- a CDS encoding outer membrane beta-barrel protein, translating to MKKTFVYLSTFLVVLICSFSAQAQYAKGDLLINPGISFGGYYSGYAGTYTGIPGLSANIEYNVTDNIAVGGYLGFVSRSYNYTGYKYRWSSFGFGGRGVFHATEVLNDAFNGSMNSEKLDIYGGLSLGYETYSWSGDNSAYYSGYSSGQVVLGGILGCRYMFNPAIGVFGEVGRGAFGALTLGVSFKL from the coding sequence ATGAAAAAAACATTTGTTTATTTGTCTACCTTTTTGGTGGTGTTGATTTGTAGTTTTTCCGCTCAGGCACAATACGCAAAAGGTGATTTGTTAATTAATCCAGGCATCTCTTTTGGAGGTTATTATTCCGGGTATGCGGGTACTTATACTGGTATTCCGGGACTTTCTGCAAATATTGAATATAACGTTACTGATAATATAGCGGTGGGTGGCTATCTAGGATTTGTTTCCCGCTCTTATAACTATACTGGTTATAAATATCGTTGGTCAAGTTTTGGTTTTGGAGGTAGAGGTGTATTCCATGCTACAGAAGTATTAAATGATGCTTTTAATGGAAGTATGAATTCCGAAAAACTGGATATTTATGGTGGACTGTCTTTAGGCTATGAAACGTACTCCTGGAGTGGTGATAACTCTGCTTATTACTCAGGATATTCAAGTGGTCAGGTAGTTTTGGGTGGTATTCTAGGTTGTCGGTATATGTTCAATCCTGCAATTGGTGTATTTGGAGAAGTTGGTAGAGGTGCATTTGGTGCTCTTACACTAGGGGTATCATTTAAATTGTAA
- the pdxA gene encoding 4-hydroxythreonine-4-phosphate dehydrogenase PdxA encodes MSEHKPVIGITLGDFNGVGPEVTLKALAGGQISRVCTPVLYGSVKVLSRYRKLLNLEEIQLHSIRTMDQLIHKRVNVFNCWEEHLEIEPGKATPEAGNAAYLALKTAVADLKNNMLDAIVTAPINKHTIQNDAFKFPGHTEYFAHEFGSTDSLMFLVSPELRVAVATGHIPLEKVKPAITKDLITKKIKLLEHSLRQDFGIAKPKIAVLGLNPHAGEDGLLGMEEKEIIAPVISELKHKGTLVYGPLPADGFFGTGNYRKYDGILAMYHDQGLIPFKTIAFENGVNFTAGLSMVRTSPDHGTAYNIAGKNIADETSMREAIYLACDIVKNRREHTLTPIQPAPQSQP; translated from the coding sequence ATGTCTGAACATAAACCTGTTATTGGAATCACACTGGGCGATTTTAATGGAGTTGGACCCGAAGTTACATTAAAGGCACTGGCAGGAGGGCAAATCAGCCGTGTATGTACTCCCGTATTGTATGGGTCTGTCAAAGTTTTGTCACGCTACCGGAAATTACTTAATCTGGAAGAAATTCAGCTTCACTCCATTCGCACTATGGATCAGTTGATTCACAAGCGGGTTAATGTATTCAACTGTTGGGAAGAACATTTGGAAATTGAGCCAGGCAAGGCTACTCCTGAAGCAGGTAACGCGGCTTATCTGGCATTGAAAACAGCAGTTGCAGATTTAAAGAACAATATGCTGGATGCCATTGTAACAGCACCTATTAATAAGCATACGATTCAAAATGATGCTTTTAAATTTCCTGGACACACAGAATATTTTGCTCATGAATTTGGAAGTACAGATAGCCTGATGTTTCTGGTTAGCCCGGAACTGCGTGTAGCTGTAGCAACAGGACACATACCTCTGGAAAAAGTAAAACCTGCTATTACCAAAGATCTTATTACAAAAAAAATAAAATTACTTGAACATTCCCTACGCCAGGATTTTGGTATTGCCAAGCCTAAAATTGCAGTATTGGGTTTGAACCCGCATGCAGGAGAAGATGGCTTACTGGGAATGGAAGAAAAGGAAATCATTGCACCTGTGATTAGTGAATTAAAACACAAAGGAACTTTGGTCTATGGTCCTCTGCCTGCTGATGGATTTTTTGGTACAGGCAATTACCGCAAGTATGATGGCATTTTAGCCATGTATCATGATCAGGGTCTGATTCCATTTAAAACAATTGCATTTGAAAATGGAGTAAACTTCACGGCCGGGCTCTCTATGGTACGCACATCTCCGGATCATGGGACAGCTTATAATATTGCGGGAAAGAATATAGCAGACGAAACGTCTATGCGCGAAGCTATTTATTTAGCATGTGACATAGTAAAAAACCGTAGAGAACATACCCTAACACCCATACAACCTGCACCGCAAAGTCAGCCATAA
- a CDS encoding DUF3575 domain-containing protein: MKKLFVFAFTLVVLSFTQNLFAQRRGYSSSASSDNPQNLIKINPLSLFTTTGSVFYEHVLSENTSMVLNLQYTLPRKASIFGTDILGENGKLNRFAVAPEFRYYPSGTAPTGFYVGPFARYVNFSAKGDITKEINGEQRTIHGKLTQQTFSLGCVIGGQWLFSDHISLDAYIGPYFSLGHLSVTQDLTEDDYNVPASINFPVWFRTGLTVGYAF, encoded by the coding sequence ATGAAAAAACTTTTCGTATTTGCATTCACACTTGTTGTGCTATCCTTCACTCAGAACCTATTTGCTCAACGTCGCGGATATTCCAGCAGTGCAAGTTCTGATAACCCTCAAAATCTCATAAAAATAAATCCGCTTAGCTTGTTCACCACAACTGGTTCTGTTTTTTATGAACATGTACTGTCAGAAAACACCAGTATGGTCCTCAACCTGCAATATACTCTTCCCCGAAAAGCAAGCATTTTTGGAACAGATATATTAGGCGAAAACGGTAAACTAAATCGATTTGCCGTAGCTCCTGAGTTTCGTTATTATCCTAGCGGAACCGCTCCAACCGGATTCTATGTTGGCCCATTTGCACGATATGTAAACTTCTCAGCTAAAGGTGATATTACGAAAGAGATCAATGGAGAACAACGTACTATTCATGGAAAACTCACACAACAAACTTTTAGTCTGGGTTGTGTGATTGGTGGACAGTGGCTTTTTAGTGATCATATATCACTTGATGCCTATATTGGACCTTACTTCAGTTTAGGACATTTATCTGTGACTCAAGACCTGACAGAAGATGATTATAATGTTCCTGCTTCTATCAATTTTCCGGTCTGGTTCCGGACAGGATTGACTGTCGGTTACGCATTCTAA
- the guaA gene encoding glutamine-hydrolyzing GMP synthase, translated as MEQILILDFGSQYTQLIARRVRELNVYCEIHPFHHIPALTPDIKGVILSGSPCSVRDSEAPNPDLTSLLGQIPVLGVCYGAQLMAWQQGGSVEPSRTREYGRAHLASHTVSPLFNGVSEHSQVWMSHGDTITQVPSHFKLIANTETVTVAAFQVDGQQTYGIQFHPEVTHSLEGKTILKNFVVDICGCKQDWTSAAFAESTVQSLKEKLGNDKVVMGLSGGVDSSVAATLIHKAIGQNLYCIFVDNGLLRKNEFEEVLHSYQDLGLNVIGVDAKKEFYAALSGLTDPEAKRKAIGRTFIEIFDAEAHKIQDVKWLGQGTIYPDVIESVSVKGPSVTIKSHHNVGGLPEKMKLKIVEPLNALFKDEVREVGRQINIPTNILNRHPFPGPGLGIRILGDITAEKVQVLQDVDSIFINGLKKHNLYDSVWQAGAILLPVQSVGVMGDERTYENAVALRAVTSVDGMTADWAHLPYEFLADVSNEIINKVKGVNRVVYDISSKPPATIEWE; from the coding sequence ATGGAACAAATTCTTATTCTTGACTTCGGCTCGCAATATACCCAATTGATAGCCCGCCGGGTGCGCGAACTCAACGTTTACTGCGAAATCCACCCGTTTCATCACATACCTGCTCTTACTCCTGATATTAAAGGTGTTATCTTATCGGGGAGCCCCTGTTCTGTCCGCGATAGTGAAGCCCCTAATCCTGATCTGACATCTTTACTGGGACAGATTCCTGTATTAGGAGTGTGCTATGGTGCACAACTGATGGCCTGGCAGCAGGGTGGTAGTGTAGAACCTTCCCGTACACGTGAATATGGACGTGCCCATTTGGCAAGTCATACGGTATCTCCTCTCTTTAATGGAGTTTCTGAGCATTCTCAGGTATGGATGAGTCATGGTGATACAATTACACAAGTACCTTCCCATTTTAAACTAATTGCCAATACTGAAACCGTTACAGTAGCTGCGTTTCAGGTTGATGGACAACAAACTTATGGGATTCAGTTTCACCCGGAAGTAACTCACTCACTGGAAGGAAAAACTATTCTGAAAAACTTTGTTGTAGATATTTGTGGTTGTAAGCAAGACTGGACTTCTGCTGCTTTTGCCGAGAGTACAGTACAAAGTTTGAAAGAGAAGTTGGGAAATGATAAAGTTGTGATGGGACTTTCTGGTGGGGTAGATTCCAGTGTAGCAGCAACATTGATTCACAAGGCAATTGGTCAGAATCTATATTGTATTTTTGTGGATAATGGATTATTGAGAAAAAATGAGTTTGAAGAAGTATTACATTCCTATCAGGATCTGGGCCTGAATGTGATTGGTGTAGATGCTAAAAAAGAATTTTATGCAGCACTAAGCGGTTTGACAGATCCAGAAGCAAAACGCAAAGCAATTGGACGTACATTTATAGAGATATTTGATGCAGAAGCACATAAAATTCAGGATGTAAAATGGTTGGGACAGGGGACCATCTATCCAGATGTTATTGAGTCTGTATCGGTAAAAGGGCCATCTGTAACCATTAAGTCGCACCATAATGTAGGAGGCTTACCGGAAAAGATGAAGCTGAAGATTGTAGAGCCATTGAATGCCTTATTTAAAGATGAAGTGCGTGAAGTAGGGCGTCAAATAAATATTCCAACTAATATTTTGAACCGTCATCCATTCCCTGGTCCTGGGTTAGGTATCCGTATTCTGGGAGATATTACTGCCGAAAAAGTACAGGTATTACAGGATGTGGATTCTATATTTATCAATGGCCTGAAAAAACATAATCTGTACGATTCTGTATGGCAGGCTGGCGCTATCTTGTTGCCTGTGCAATCTGTGGGTGTGATGGGGGATGAACGTACCTATGAAAATGCAGTAGCATTACGTGCCGTAACGAGTGTGGATGGTATGACTGCAGACTGGGCGCATTTACCTTATGAGTTTCTGGCAGATGTTTCCAATGAAATCATTAATAAAGTAAAAGGTGTGAACCGGGTTGTATATGATATATCTTCCAAGCCACCTGCTACTATTGAATGGGAATAG
- a CDS encoding aldo/keto reductase, whose amino-acid sequence MHYQQLGKSDLRVSTLSFGCMSLSPGQSDADQILHYAHEQGINFFDTADLYDKGENERLVGKSLKDRRSQVYIATKVGNQWRPDGSTWDWNPSKNYILEAVEESLKRLQTDYIDLYQLHGGMIEDPIDDTIEAFEQLKQQGKIRHYGISSIRPNVIREYVKRSSITSVMMQYSLLDRRPEEACLDLLHQHSIGVLVRGSLAKGLLINKPATSYLSYQADEVKKAAEAIHSLSQNNRTATAVAFQFAKHHPAVTTAVTGIRTMDQLKACLQAQSGASLTESEYNQLAQSVRPIFYEEHR is encoded by the coding sequence ATGCATTATCAACAGCTTGGAAAATCGGATCTTCGAGTAAGCACACTTAGCTTTGGCTGTATGTCACTCAGTCCTGGTCAATCGGATGCAGATCAGATTCTGCATTATGCTCATGAACAAGGGATCAACTTCTTTGATACTGCGGATTTGTATGATAAGGGAGAAAATGAACGCCTGGTTGGTAAATCGTTAAAAGATAGAAGATCACAGGTATACATTGCAACAAAGGTAGGCAATCAATGGAGACCTGATGGCAGTACCTGGGACTGGAATCCAAGTAAAAACTATATTCTGGAAGCAGTAGAAGAAAGTTTAAAACGTCTGCAAACAGACTATATAGATCTGTATCAGTTGCATGGTGGTATGATAGAAGATCCAATTGATGATACTATTGAAGCATTCGAACAACTGAAACAACAAGGCAAAATACGCCACTACGGCATCTCTTCTATACGTCCCAATGTAATTCGGGAATATGTAAAGCGGTCTTCTATCACTAGTGTCATGATGCAGTATAGTCTTCTTGACCGACGACCAGAAGAGGCCTGCCTGGATTTACTGCACCAACATTCAATTGGTGTATTGGTCAGAGGTAGCCTGGCTAAAGGGTTACTAATTAACAAACCTGCTACTTCTTATTTAAGTTATCAGGCAGATGAAGTAAAAAAAGCAGCGGAAGCAATTCATTCACTAAGTCAGAACAACCGAACAGCCACAGCAGTAGCCTTCCAATTTGCGAAACATCATCCGGCTGTTACTACCGCCGTAACAGGAATTCGGACGATGGACCAGTTAAAAGCCTGTTTACAAGCTCAGAGTGGAGCAAGTCTGACAGAGTCAGAATATAACCAGCTAGCACAATCAGTCAGACCGATTTTTTATGAAGAACATCGCTAA
- a CDS encoding pitrilysin family protein translates to MQKTLLLFVSFCLSFLVHGQQTRINFTEYELPNGLKVILHQDNTTPIIAVTVMYHVGSKNEDTKRTGFAHFFEHLLFEGSQNIGRGEYAKIVEGAGGELNANTTFDRTFYYEVLPSNQLDLGLYLESERMLHARIDQEGVNTQRNVIKEEMKQTRDNRPYGRVLSETMNRAFKVHPYKTDVIGTAEHLDAASLDEFIAFYKQFYVPNNAILSIAGDIDIEKTKQSIAKYFSEIPKGTQPIFRPEANEPPQVAEIRDNFYDNVTLPAVIQAYRIPAQGTEDYYALNLLTSLLSGGESSRFTKEIKDKQQKALYVGSFPLALEHPGIFIAFGIANMGVKPEDLETSMNTEITKVQNEPISDLEFQKLKNQIESEFVNRNGSVTGIAENLANYEMYFGDANLINSEIDRYNKVTKEDIQRVAKKYLTKENRVSLYYLPNASKPAPQVAPEPKTESPVPSQAQTPEKSAKETKKKKKKGN, encoded by the coding sequence ATGCAAAAAACACTTCTGCTGTTTGTGAGTTTCTGTTTGTCCTTCCTTGTACATGGACAACAAACCCGAATCAATTTCACAGAATACGAACTACCTAACGGATTAAAAGTTATCCTTCATCAGGACAATACCACACCCATCATTGCGGTAACAGTTATGTATCATGTGGGTAGCAAGAATGAAGATACCAAACGTACTGGCTTTGCCCATTTCTTTGAGCATTTGCTATTTGAAGGCTCTCAAAACATTGGACGAGGTGAATATGCCAAGATTGTAGAAGGAGCAGGTGGAGAACTCAACGCTAATACAACATTTGACAGAACTTTTTACTATGAAGTATTGCCTTCCAATCAACTAGATTTGGGTCTGTACCTGGAATCAGAACGAATGCTCCATGCACGCATTGATCAGGAAGGAGTAAATACACAGCGAAATGTGATCAAGGAAGAGATGAAGCAAACACGGGATAACCGACCTTATGGAAGAGTACTATCAGAAACAATGAATCGTGCCTTTAAGGTACATCCCTATAAGACAGATGTCATAGGTACAGCAGAACACCTGGACGCAGCTAGTCTGGATGAATTTATTGCTTTTTATAAACAGTTTTATGTACCTAACAACGCAATTTTGTCCATTGCAGGAGATATTGACATTGAAAAAACCAAACAGTCTATTGCTAAGTATTTTTCAGAAATCCCTAAAGGTACACAACCCATATTTCGTCCGGAAGCTAATGAGCCACCTCAGGTAGCAGAGATTCGTGACAACTTTTACGATAATGTGACACTACCGGCTGTTATTCAGGCTTACCGCATTCCAGCTCAGGGAACAGAAGATTATTATGCCCTTAACTTACTCACTTCTCTATTATCAGGTGGTGAAAGTTCGCGTTTTACCAAAGAAATTAAAGACAAACAGCAAAAAGCGTTGTATGTAGGCTCATTTCCATTAGCACTGGAACATCCAGGGATCTTTATTGCATTTGGTATTGCTAATATGGGAGTTAAACCAGAAGATCTGGAAACCTCAATGAATACAGAGATCACAAAAGTACAAAATGAGCCTATTAGTGATCTGGAATTTCAAAAACTTAAAAATCAGATAGAGTCTGAATTTGTAAACCGGAATGGATCTGTAACAGGTATTGCTGAAAATCTGGCGAACTATGAGATGTATTTTGGTGATGCCAATCTTATTAACTCAGAAATAGACCGATATAACAAAGTCACAAAAGAGGATATCCAGCGTGTAGCCAAAAAATATCTGACAAAAGAAAATCGGGTTTCTTTGTATTATCTACCTAACGCATCCAAGCCAGCTCCTCAGGTAGCTCCAGAACCAAAAACAGAATCGCCTGTCCCTTCTCAGGCACAAACACCGGAAAAATCAGCCAAAGAAACCAAGAAGAAAAAGAAAAAAGGAAACTAA